Proteins co-encoded in one uncultured Bacteroides sp. genomic window:
- a CDS encoding T9SS type A sorting domain-containing protein has product MKKLALFTMLFLLYADLISAQLIKNVQVSEVLASDNFEDHPAWINLDQAAIKDKLGLNNALGGTQNYQWSDQWGGACINSGTDPTGGNQTLQVHWGGYVVLNGFQIDPLSTYQLEVIMHQPGGSDSNLNNYYGCVHLFIFQSSQIWQTQGVRVRITNGGAGNVINDLGIDTWEGEDGVESNSSLFNFDQNKDMYYIQGTTPSDYWIKLKIIFTGEGTAKSPFLLDCYLNDKYVGSKSINDLYWFGDMMVGLGNTGTTSDITKFDDFKLSKLTQTTATPSVKSDLRCYFNNTEKSINLISATENSSIQYELFNSIGMKVYSGLFDGSKAMIPVSGLQKGIYIAKISKGKESIVNYKFVVY; this is encoded by the coding sequence ATGAAAAAACTAGCACTTTTTACAATGTTATTTTTATTGTATGCTGATTTAATTAGCGCACAATTAATCAAAAATGTTCAGGTTTCTGAAGTCTTAGCGAGTGATAACTTTGAAGATCATCCTGCTTGGATAAATCTTGATCAGGCAGCTATAAAAGATAAATTAGGACTTAATAACGCATTAGGAGGGACGCAAAACTACCAATGGTCTGATCAATGGGGAGGCGCATGTATAAATTCCGGTACAGATCCAACTGGTGGAAATCAGACCTTGCAGGTTCATTGGGGTGGTTATGTTGTTCTCAATGGATTTCAAATTGACCCATTGTCTACTTACCAATTGGAAGTGATTATGCATCAACCAGGTGGAAGTGATTCTAATTTAAATAATTACTATGGATGTGTTCATCTTTTTATTTTTCAAAGCTCACAGATTTGGCAGACACAAGGAGTCCGTGTACGTATTACAAACGGAGGTGCAGGGAATGTTATAAATGATTTAGGTATAGATACATGGGAAGGAGAAGACGGAGTTGAAAGTAATTCAAGCCTGTTTAATTTTGATCAAAACAAAGATATGTATTATATCCAAGGAACAACGCCTTCAGATTATTGGATTAAATTAAAAATTATTTTTACTGGAGAAGGAACTGCAAAATCTCCTTTCCTATTGGATTGTTATTTAAATGATAAATATGTTGGATCAAAATCAATAAATGATTTGTATTGGTTTGGAGATATGATGGTAGGATTAGGAAATACTGGAACGACTTCTGATATTACTAAATTTGATGACTTTAAACTTTCTAAACTTACTCAAACAACTGCTACTCCTTCTGTAAAGTCTGATTTGAGATGCTATTTTAATAATACGGAAAAATCTATAAACTTAATTAGTGCTACAGAAAATTCATCAATACAGTATGAATTATTTAATTCAATTGGTATGAAAGTATATAGTGGATTATTTGATGGATCAAAAGCAATGATTCCTGTTTCAGGTTTACAAAAGGGAATATACATTGCAAAAATCAGTAAAGGGAAAGAATCAATTGTAAACTATAAATTCGTAGTATATTGA
- a CDS encoding RNA polymerase sigma-70 factor codes for MNNTTEENNVKALCKGDQKAFEVLFLYYQPKLVYFLTGFIKDAELARDMAQDIFLSVWNNKEKLSEIKSFKAYIFKMGKNAICNYYDHSLVNEKFVAEQLTRPVDFESTEELIFAQQLQSLIDATVCQMPSQRKLIYKMSRIDGLSNSEIAEKLNINKRTVENHLTAALADIRKTIKICIMFFF; via the coding sequence ATGAATAATACAACTGAAGAAAATAATGTAAAAGCCTTATGCAAAGGAGACCAAAAGGCCTTTGAAGTGCTTTTTCTATATTACCAGCCCAAACTGGTCTATTTTCTAACAGGTTTTATCAAAGATGCTGAGTTAGCACGAGATATGGCACAGGATATTTTTCTGAGTGTTTGGAATAACAAAGAAAAGCTTTCTGAGATAAAATCCTTTAAAGCTTATATTTTTAAGATGGGGAAGAATGCGATTTGTAATTACTATGATCATTCCCTTGTAAACGAGAAGTTTGTAGCCGAACAACTAACACGTCCTGTTGACTTTGAAAGTACAGAAGAACTTATTTTTGCTCAACAACTTCAGAGCCTCATTGATGCTACAGTGTGTCAAATGCCATCTCAACGAAAGCTGATATATAAAATGAGCAGGATTGACGGATTATCGAATAGTGAAATAGCAGAAAAACTTAATATAAATAAACGTACTGTAGAAAACCATTTAACAGCAGCATTAGCAGACATAAGAAAGACCATAAAAATATGTATTATGTTTTTTTTCTGA
- a CDS encoding TonB-dependent receptor codes for MKGRKNISHVFIMIVLLAMPSVMLAQNQKVKLTGKNITLKMAFAQIEKQTGLSVDYDAKILDVNRELTIIPNPDKLSGVLSQLLKGINCSYVISRSHVIITRFSTAKQSAGMTEESNRTKNISGLVTDTNGEPIIGANIIVKGEKIGTISDGDGRFRIQTGDKNILRVSCIGFQSQDIALNGKNSLTVYLLEDQKALDEIVVVGYGTQKRSDLTGSVSTVKVSDLVKTSDASISQMLKGKAAGVTVLSTNAGPGGGVDIRVRGASSIAAGNEPLYVIDGFPISNSALEPGSPTQYSQGDRNPLNSLNPNDVESIEILKDASATSIYGARASNGVILITTKRGNKGLKLNYDGSFTTQVMSQPFEMLNAHDYMVKANLLIKEDWLRTNKIAPFGTADPMAIAEYTPRYTQAQIDNVGEGTNWWNLITRPGLVNNHNVSATYGNDQIRSYASLGYYRNDGVIKGSTIERISTKINLDWTINKYLISGISFLGSRINNNNIQAGNGEWGDSGMLMSAFLFDPTVSVKDSNGKYNEMSAYTNLPNPVSFLDISDNTKQIRNLTNFFLTISPIKDLSFKVSIGDDSQSSVRKIYYPKTFLVGYRKSGEGSIGQINEEDLLFDAVATYKFNFKKHSFNTMLGYSYQKFKRDDYSLSGTNFFTDVFTYNNMGVACDKPVIGSSYNQSVLASYFGRINYAYKDRYLLTINARYDGSDKFGANNKWGFFPSASLGWRISEEPFLKKMTKISNLKLRVSYGQTGNSNIGSNAFSFYDVNNRYAFGSVTSPGVQLTQLSNSNLKWETSTELNVGLDFGFLKNRIAGSIEIFNKITSDLLSWRDLRSWNIVSSVASNLGNTESKGVELTLNTVNIDNHDFKWNTDFTFTRYQDRWKKRSPDAVLNPWDKVNDPIRAVYYYKTVGIVQLGQTVAAQPNAVPGNIIVQDINGFDSKLKYTGKPDGKIDQADIVYLGTLDPDFSIGFNNTFKYKNFDLNMYAYGSFNQLVYNSTLIKYIGYSSHMVEDGTNLRVEAKKMWSSVNQTGIYPSDAVNTTMGSDAYAWEKASFLRIKNLTLGYNFPKKWLGKEISSLRIYADVQNPFIITNWTGMDPETDGNGKAPYPNQKSYSIGFNLQF; via the coding sequence ATGAAAGGAAGAAAAAACATTTCACATGTGTTTATCATGATAGTACTATTGGCAATGCCATCAGTCATGCTAGCACAAAATCAAAAAGTAAAACTGACAGGCAAGAACATTACCTTGAAAATGGCTTTTGCTCAAATTGAGAAACAGACCGGATTGTCTGTGGACTATGATGCTAAAATTCTTGATGTTAATAGAGAACTTACCATTATTCCAAATCCAGACAAATTAAGTGGAGTACTGAGCCAATTATTAAAAGGAATCAATTGTAGTTACGTAATTAGCCGATCGCATGTAATTATTACCCGTTTTTCAACAGCAAAGCAGTCTGCTGGCATGACTGAGGAGTCCAATAGGACAAAAAATATCTCTGGTTTGGTTACAGATACGAATGGTGAACCAATAATTGGAGCTAATATTATTGTCAAAGGAGAAAAAATAGGTACAATAAGTGATGGGGATGGCAGGTTTAGAATTCAAACTGGGGATAAGAATATATTACGAGTATCATGTATAGGATTTCAATCACAAGATATTGCTTTGAATGGTAAAAATAGTTTGACTGTATATCTTTTAGAAGATCAAAAAGCATTAGATGAAATTGTTGTTGTTGGTTATGGAACGCAAAAAAGATCAGACTTAACAGGCTCTGTAAGTACAGTAAAAGTTAGTGATCTTGTTAAAACATCAGATGCTTCAATTTCCCAAATGTTAAAAGGTAAGGCTGCGGGTGTAACAGTTTTGTCTACAAATGCTGGCCCAGGTGGTGGAGTAGATATTAGGGTTAGAGGAGCATCTTCCATTGCTGCTGGAAATGAACCACTTTATGTAATAGATGGTTTTCCAATTAGTAATAGTGCACTTGAACCAGGGAGTCCTACACAATATTCTCAAGGAGACCGTAACCCTTTAAATTCATTAAATCCCAATGATGTTGAATCTATAGAAATCCTTAAAGATGCTAGTGCAACTTCAATTTATGGAGCCAGAGCTTCAAATGGAGTTATATTAATTACAACAAAACGAGGAAATAAAGGACTGAAACTAAACTATGACGGTAGCTTTACGACACAAGTTATGAGTCAACCTTTTGAGATGTTAAATGCTCATGATTATATGGTTAAGGCTAATTTGTTGATAAAGGAGGATTGGCTAAGAACAAATAAAATAGCCCCTTTTGGGACTGCTGATCCAATGGCCATTGCAGAATACACTCCTCGATATACACAGGCACAAATTGATAATGTAGGAGAAGGAACTAATTGGTGGAATTTGATAACAAGACCCGGCTTGGTGAATAACCATAATGTCTCAGCGACTTATGGAAATGATCAAATCAGATCATATGCTTCTTTGGGTTATTATCGTAATGATGGAGTAATTAAAGGATCGACTATTGAACGTATATCTACAAAAATAAACCTTGATTGGACAATAAACAAATATTTGATATCTGGAATCTCTTTTTTGGGATCAAGAATAAACAATAATAATATTCAAGCAGGTAATGGAGAGTGGGGAGATTCTGGTATGTTAATGTCTGCTTTTTTATTTGATCCTACTGTATCTGTAAAAGATAGTAATGGAAAATATAACGAAATGAGTGCATATACTAATTTGCCTAACCCGGTATCTTTTCTTGATATATCAGATAATACGAAACAAATAAGAAACCTGACAAACTTTTTTTTGACAATATCGCCAATCAAGGATTTATCTTTTAAAGTTTCTATTGGAGATGATAGTCAAAGTTCTGTTCGTAAAATATATTATCCTAAAACATTTCTTGTTGGTTACCGTAAAAGCGGTGAAGGATCCATTGGCCAAATTAATGAAGAAGATCTTTTATTTGACGCAGTTGCAACTTACAAGTTTAATTTTAAAAAACATAGTTTTAATACTATGTTGGGTTATTCATACCAAAAGTTTAAAAGAGATGATTATTCACTTAGCGGAACTAATTTTTTTACTGATGTTTTTACTTATAATAATATGGGGGTTGCTTGTGACAAACCGGTTATCGGTTCTTCTTATAATCAATCTGTATTGGCTTCTTATTTTGGACGCATAAATTACGCTTATAAAGATCGTTATCTTTTAACAATAAATGCTCGTTATGATGGATCTGATAAATTTGGGGCCAATAACAAGTGGGGCTTTTTCCCTTCAGCTTCTCTCGGTTGGAGAATTTCTGAAGAACCGTTTCTGAAGAAGATGACTAAGATTTCAAATCTAAAATTACGTGTAAGCTATGGTCAAACTGGGAATAGTAATATTGGAAGTAATGCCTTTTCTTTTTATGATGTAAACAATAGGTATGCTTTTGGAAGTGTGACTAGTCCTGGTGTACAATTAACCCAACTATCAAATTCAAATCTTAAATGGGAAACAAGCACTGAATTAAACGTAGGCTTAGATTTCGGTTTCCTTAAGAATAGAATTGCAGGATCAATTGAAATTTTTAATAAAATCACTTCTGATCTTTTATCTTGGAGAGATTTACGCTCTTGGAATATCGTGTCATCTGTAGCTTCAAATTTAGGTAATACGGAGAGTAAAGGCGTTGAACTAACACTTAACACGGTGAATATTGACAATCACGACTTTAAATGGAATACAGATTTTACATTTACGCGTTATCAAGATAGATGGAAAAAGCGTAGCCCTGATGCGGTTTTAAATCCATGGGATAAAGTGAATGATCCTATTCGTGCTGTCTATTATTATAAAACTGTTGGAATTGTTCAACTTGGACAAACTGTTGCAGCACAGCCCAATGCTGTTCCTGGAAATATTATAGTACAAGATATTAATGGATTTGATTCAAAATTAAAATATACGGGTAAACCAGATGGAAAGATTGACCAAGCAGATATAGTCTACTTAGGTACTTTAGATCCGGATTTTTCAATTGGCTTCAATAATACTTTTAAATATAAAAATTTTGATTTAAACATGTATGCATATGGTTCTTTCAACCAATTAGTCTACAACTCAACTTTAATCAAGTATATTGGATATAGTTCTCATATGGTCGAAGATGGAACAAACCTCAGAGTTGAAGCAAAGAAGATGTGGTCTTCTGTAAATCAGACTGGTATATATCCAAGTGATGCAGTTAATACTACAATGGGGTCAGATGCTTACGCTTGGGAAAAAGCATCATTCCTTAGAATTAAAAACCTGACATTGGGATATAACTTTCCTAAAAAATGGTTAGGAAAAGAAATTTCATCACTTAGAATCTATGCTGATGTCCAAAATCCTTTTATAATTACAAACTGGACAGGCATGGACCCGGAAACTGATGGCAATGGTAAAGCTCCCTATCCGAATCAAAAATCATATTCAATAGGTTTTAATCTACAATTTTAA
- a CDS encoding RagB/SusD family nutrient uptake outer membrane protein: MKKIVILSLIISIFFSLTSCEGNLEPTVYNRLSTSNFPKTEEDCRVIVTGVYAQFHFDNAWYRYSCDPQSRLVLGEIGTDELYMPWSWCQVPNQNFDFNPGYDLFSNFYQKMVPSVTKATYALTVLESSQLADTTLKQRYIAEIKCCRAMWMYDLEGFYGPPPVVLDPQAVLNPTKLYFPPRLSESEYLTFLENDLLSSMDVLPIKYSSNSDYGRFTKGAAASILMKLYMRHKEFSKAEGISRKIMTYGYKLESDYSKIWDISNEMNAELIFVLPAPEENNTSSNIYRAHVLPSDWVSLSGAKVVAYDGYRIPWNVYDKFDKDDSRLSTLIKDYYVKSGNVVKLVDGRKTGRLKKGAIPLKYGEDPSSDGLFCGNDIVLIRYADILLLRAEALNELNGPNQESVDLINQIRDRAFKNDPAKRVSLTQFISKESLRDYILQERQFELLFEGERREDLIRQGKYIQFAKERGVTGAEDYKVRYPMPSSVIIEGQGNIKQNDGY; encoded by the coding sequence ATGAAAAAAATAGTTATCCTAAGTCTAATAATAAGCATATTTTTCTCATTGACTTCTTGCGAAGGAAATCTGGAACCTACGGTATATAATAGGTTATCAACTTCAAATTTTCCAAAAACAGAAGAAGATTGTCGTGTGATTGTAACAGGAGTTTATGCTCAATTTCATTTTGATAATGCATGGTATCGATACTCATGTGATCCACAGTCTCGTTTAGTTCTAGGTGAAATTGGGACAGATGAATTATACATGCCTTGGAGTTGGTGTCAAGTCCCAAATCAAAATTTTGATTTTAACCCAGGCTATGATCTATTCTCTAATTTTTATCAAAAGATGGTACCTTCTGTGACAAAGGCCACATATGCTTTAACCGTTTTGGAATCAAGCCAATTAGCTGATACAACTTTAAAACAACGGTATATTGCTGAAATTAAATGTTGTAGGGCAATGTGGATGTATGATCTTGAAGGTTTTTACGGTCCTCCTCCAGTAGTACTTGATCCACAAGCGGTTTTAAATCCAACAAAACTATATTTTCCACCACGTCTGTCTGAAAGTGAATATTTAACTTTTTTAGAGAATGATCTTCTAAGTTCAATGGATGTTTTGCCCATTAAGTATTCATCCAATAGTGATTATGGCCGATTTACAAAGGGTGCTGCTGCATCTATCTTAATGAAACTTTATATGAGACACAAAGAGTTTTCAAAAGCAGAAGGAATCTCACGTAAGATTATGACTTATGGTTATAAATTAGAATCTGATTATTCCAAAATTTGGGATATCTCAAATGAAATGAATGCAGAGCTAATCTTTGTTTTACCTGCACCGGAAGAAAATAATACAAGTTCAAATATCTATAGAGCTCATGTTTTGCCAAGCGATTGGGTATCTTTAAGTGGGGCAAAGGTTGTTGCATACGATGGCTATAGAATACCATGGAACGTTTACGACAAATTTGATAAAGATGACTCAAGATTATCTACTTTGATCAAGGATTATTATGTTAAGAGTGGTAATGTAGTGAAATTGGTTGATGGACGGAAAACAGGTCGCTTGAAAAAAGGTGCAATCCCTTTAAAATATGGAGAAGACCCAAGCTCTGATGGATTATTTTGTGGAAATGATATTGTTCTGATTCGTTATGCTGATATCCTTTTATTACGTGCAGAAGCTTTAAATGAATTGAATGGACCTAATCAGGAATCTGTTGACTTGATTAATCAGATAAGAGATCGGGCGTTTAAAAATGACCCAGCAAAACGTGTTAGTTTAACTCAATTTATATCTAAAGAATCTTTACGTGATTATATCTTACAAGAGCGTCAGTTTGAGCTTCTTTTTGAAGGAGAAAGACGTGAGGACTTAATACGTCAGGGCAAATATATTCAATTTGCTAAAGAACGAGGAGTGACAGGAGCCGAAGATTATAAAGTTCGATATCCTATGCCAAGCTCTGTAATTATTGAAGGACAAGGGAATATAAAGCAGAATGATGGATACTAG
- a CDS encoding FecR domain-containing protein, with translation MESSNIRNIICTFFEKNASKNTQLLFRKWFRLDEYPAEKEEYMEELWQNSPSVISAQTLEDFSKIKACLSDQIPAKPVYSLFQRIITYAAVIALIVASSVYLTYQFAVPAQLEYAQLSVSYGESKKITLSDGSVVAVNAGSTLIYPKSFSADTRTVFLTGEANFSVAKNPHKPFIVKTKYLDVRALGTKFNVQSYPNADYTKTRLVEGSVKVDIETGKIRSYILKPNNQLTYSHKSNNVSIADVDAAKLAAWEDGYLIFQGVTFNEIVNTLERKYNVVINCDGKKLSKQSFYVKFNPDESLEEVMNVLCMLINKSSYKIEGSTVYFYTK, from the coding sequence ATGGAAAGTAGTAATATTAGAAATATCATATGTACTTTTTTTGAAAAGAATGCTTCAAAGAATACTCAGCTCCTTTTTCGCAAGTGGTTTCGGCTAGATGAATATCCGGCTGAAAAGGAAGAGTATATGGAAGAACTTTGGCAAAACAGTCCATCGGTTATCAGTGCCCAGACACTTGAAGATTTTTCGAAAATTAAGGCATGCCTTTCAGATCAAATACCTGCAAAACCTGTTTATTCGTTATTTCAACGTATCATTACCTATGCTGCTGTTATTGCACTTATTGTAGCTTCTTCCGTTTATCTTACTTATCAATTTGCGGTTCCAGCTCAACTGGAATATGCTCAGCTTTCAGTATCTTATGGGGAAAGCAAAAAAATTACGCTCTCCGATGGATCTGTCGTGGCAGTAAATGCAGGATCAACATTGATTTACCCGAAAAGTTTTTCAGCCGATACACGCACTGTTTTTTTGACTGGCGAAGCAAACTTTAGTGTGGCCAAGAATCCCCATAAACCGTTTATTGTGAAAACAAAATATTTGGATGTTAGAGCACTTGGAACGAAATTTAATGTTCAATCTTATCCGAACGCTGATTATACTAAAACAAGACTGGTTGAAGGTAGCGTGAAGGTTGATATCGAGACAGGAAAAATCAGATCCTACATACTTAAGCCGAATAACCAATTGACTTATTCGCATAAGAGTAATAATGTCTCTATAGCTGACGTAGATGCTGCAAAATTAGCAGCATGGGAAGATGGCTATTTAATTTTTCAGGGTGTAACATTCAACGAAATAGTAAACACATTAGAACGTAAATATAATGTTGTTATTAATTGTGATGGTAAAAAACTCAGTAAGCAATCATTTTACGTAAAATTCAATCCCGACGAATCTCTTGAAGAAGTTATGAATGTATTATGCATGTTGATAAATAAATCAAGTTATAAGATTGAGGGCTCAACTGTGTATTTTTACACAAAATAG
- a CDS encoding leucine-rich repeat domain-containing protein, with the protein MKTNVTAGNLSTLLEAQININTVLTLSGEINGDDIATIRSIANLTVLNLTDVNIVEGGSFYNEEKVYISIKQNEIPEYMFSGLDTITSVTLPNSATVIGDRAFSGCTELTSVTVPDNIATIGLYAFENCTTLTSITIPNGIIGSHAFSGCTELASLILNDGVTAIGESALQGCTKLTSVIIPDSVISIGDQAFKDCTGLMSIKISGGLTSIGNQTFRDCTGLASITIPNSLVSIGENAFRNCSGLTSIIIPDSVIKIDDWAFYDCTGLTSVTMSNNIKSIGEAAFMGCSKLISIVLSNSITSISENTFNDCSELTSITIPDGVTTIRENAFYRCIGLTSVIIPDSVTTISDNAFNGCTGLTSITIPGSVASIGYQAFSYCTEIKEIHCKALTPPKAASGSYNGVKNESCKLYVPKGTVEAYKNASIWNNFMEFIEE; encoded by the coding sequence ATGAAAACAAATGTTACAGCGGGTAATTTGAGTACATTACTGGAAGCTCAAATAAATATTAATACGGTTTTAACTCTCTCTGGAGAGATTAATGGGGATGATATAGCCACGATTCGTAGCATAGCCAATTTAACTGTACTTAATCTTACTGATGTTAACATTGTAGAAGGAGGAAGCTTTTATAATGAAGAGAAGGTTTATATTTCTATTAAACAGAATGAGATTCCGGAATATATGTTCTCTGGTTTAGATACAATAACTTCAGTAACTCTCCCAAATAGTGCAACCGTTATTGGTGATAGAGCTTTCTCCGGTTGCACGGAACTTACGTCTGTCACGGTTCCGGATAATATAGCCACCATTGGTCTTTATGCATTTGAAAACTGCACAACACTAACTTCTATCACTATTCCTAATGGCATTATTGGCAGTCATGCATTTTCCGGTTGTACAGAACTAGCCTCTTTAATACTGAATGATGGGGTGACCGCTATTGGTGAGTCTGCACTTCAGGGTTGCACAAAACTAACGTCCGTTATAATTCCTGATAGCGTTATATCTATAGGAGATCAGGCGTTTAAAGATTGTACGGGGTTAATGTCCATCAAGATTTCCGGCGGCTTAACTTCTATCGGAAACCAAACATTCAGGGATTGCACTGGATTGGCTTCCATAACAATTCCCAATAGTCTGGTTTCCATTGGTGAGAATGCATTCAGAAACTGTTCAGGGCTAACCTCTATTATCATTCCGGATAGTGTAATCAAGATTGATGACTGGGCATTTTATGACTGTACCGGACTAACGTCGGTTACAATGTCCAATAATATTAAGTCTATTGGTGAGGCTGCATTTATGGGATGTTCCAAACTAATATCAATCGTCCTTTCTAATAGTATAACGTCTATTAGTGAGAATACATTTAATGATTGTTCCGAACTAACATCAATCACCATTCCTGATGGAGTGACTACTATTAGGGAAAATGCGTTTTATCGTTGCATCGGGTTAACATCAGTTATCATACCCGATAGTGTTACTACAATTAGTGACAATGCATTTAATGGTTGTACCGGATTAACATCAATTACCATTCCCGGCAGTGTGGCTTCTATCGGCTATCAGGCTTTTTCTTATTGTACCGAAATAAAAGAGATACATTGTAAGGCATTGACTCCACCAAAAGCTGCTTCCGGTTCATATAATGGAGTAAAGAATGAAAGCTGCAAACTATATGTCCCAAAAGGAACTGTTGAAGCCTACAAGAATGCTTCTATCTGGAACAATTTTATGGAATTCATAGAAGAATAG
- a CDS encoding glycoside hydrolase family 97 catalytic domain-containing protein, producing the protein MKVRIILQIVLICLFLPNLMYAKAGVYTIKSPNKQICVELRQRDGGLVYSIKNEDEIVLDYSKLGIRLNKIDLSDNLSIISALTQKQITDKYSLISGKKANCIYYGNERTFEIENANGNMMDIIFRVSNDGVAFRYVVKNTKKTDDEFFIKKEFTTFNFKHFAKTWLHPREKAGTGWCHTQPSYEENFQQNISVGTKSLYNEGWTFPALFKTERTWVLLSETDVSTNYCASHLSNNVVNGEYSLAFPDSIETTTDGDSSQPHSKLDWATPWRLMIIGTNLGRIVESTLSTDLAFPSKVGKCLFAKSGIASWSWALLNDSATIFSVQKDFIDYAATMKWLYCLIDAMWDTQIGYNKIRELSEYAKSKNVGLWLWYNSVGNWNDTPQTPRDKLIDPGIRKNEFERLHEFGIKGIKVDFFPGEGQSVMKYQQDILKDAATYELMVNFHGSTFPRGWTRTYPNLMSTEAVKGFEYRTFNQMNENVVASHCCMLPFTRNVVAPMDFTPLCFSEIKNIKRTTSNAFELALPIIFESGVQHYVETPDGMKNVPEYVRNLLTDIPAAWDDIKFIDGYPGEYVVLARKKGNKWYLAGINGKNTPITLNLDISFMKQKMVNIISDGHSNRTFSINQISILKNASINIQLNSNGGFIIY; encoded by the coding sequence ATGAAAGTTAGAATAATTTTACAGATTGTTTTGATTTGTCTTTTTTTGCCGAATTTAATGTATGCAAAAGCTGGTGTGTACACTATAAAAAGTCCAAATAAACAGATTTGTGTAGAATTAAGACAAAGAGATGGAGGTCTTGTATATAGCATAAAAAATGAAGATGAGATTGTTCTTGATTATTCTAAGTTAGGAATACGATTAAATAAAATTGATTTGTCAGATAATTTAAGCATAATATCGGCTTTGACTCAAAAACAAATAACTGATAAATATTCTTTAATATCAGGCAAAAAAGCTAATTGTATTTACTATGGAAATGAGCGAACTTTTGAGATAGAAAATGCAAATGGAAACATGATGGATATTATTTTCAGAGTTTCTAATGATGGAGTTGCTTTTCGCTATGTTGTCAAAAATACAAAAAAAACAGATGATGAATTTTTCATAAAAAAAGAATTTACAACATTTAACTTTAAACATTTTGCAAAGACATGGCTACATCCTCGAGAAAAAGCAGGAACAGGATGGTGTCATACACAACCTTCTTATGAGGAGAATTTTCAACAAAATATTTCTGTAGGTACGAAATCTCTATATAATGAAGGATGGACATTTCCTGCACTTTTTAAAACTGAAAGAACATGGGTGCTTCTGTCTGAAACAGATGTGTCTACAAATTATTGTGCTTCTCATTTGTCGAATAATGTTGTAAATGGTGAATACTCCTTAGCATTTCCAGATAGTATTGAGACCACTACAGATGGTGATAGCTCGCAACCTCATTCAAAACTTGACTGGGCTACTCCTTGGCGATTAATGATTATTGGAACTAATTTAGGCCGAATTGTAGAATCAACATTGTCAACAGATCTTGCTTTCCCATCAAAGGTTGGAAAATGTTTATTTGCTAAGTCTGGTATTGCTTCATGGAGTTGGGCTTTATTGAATGATTCAGCAACAATATTTTCAGTTCAAAAGGATTTTATTGATTATGCAGCAACCATGAAATGGCTGTATTGCTTAATTGATGCGATGTGGGATACTCAGATTGGTTATAATAAAATTAGAGAATTGTCTGAATATGCAAAAAGTAAGAATGTTGGTTTATGGCTATGGTATAATTCTGTAGGCAATTGGAACGATACCCCTCAAACGCCTAGAGATAAACTAATTGATCCAGGTATACGGAAGAATGAGTTTGAAAGGCTTCATGAATTTGGAATTAAAGGAATTAAAGTCGACTTTTTTCCGGGTGAAGGTCAATCTGTAATGAAATATCAGCAGGATATTCTAAAAGATGCTGCTACTTATGAACTAATGGTGAATTTTCATGGCTCGACATTTCCGCGAGGTTGGACGAGAACTTATCCAAATTTGATGTCTACTGAGGCTGTAAAAGGGTTTGAGTATAGAACCTTTAACCAAATGAATGAGAATGTTGTAGCCAGCCATTGTTGTATGTTACCCTTTACTAGAAATGTAGTTGCTCCAATGGATTTTACACCATTGTGCTTTTCCGAAATTAAAAATATTAAACGAACAACATCTAACGCTTTTGAATTGGCATTACCGATTATTTTTGAATCGGGAGTTCAACATTATGTTGAGACTCCAGACGGTATGAAGAACGTACCAGAGTATGTTAGAAACTTGCTTACAGATATCCCTGCAGCATGGGATGATATAAAGTTCATAGATGGTTACCCAGGTGAATATGTCGTACTCGCCCGAAAAAAAGGTAATAAATGGTATTTAGCTGGTATTAACGGGAAAAATACTCCTATAACCCTAAATCTTGATATTTCCTTTATGAAGCAAAAAATGGTGAACATAATTTCTGATGGTCATAGTAATCGGACATTCTCAATTAACCAAATTTCAATCTTGAAAAATGCTTCCATAAATATTCAATTAAATTCTAATGGAGGTTTTATTATCTACTAA